From the Streptococcus hyointestinalis genome, the window CGTAATCTTCCTCAGACAGGAAATGACAGCATGAAATTTGGCTACAATGGGATTTCACAATTCTCATCTATTCGCAACAGACTCTCTAGTAGCATGCTTGACCGTTTGGGGTACAAGTCTACTGGTACCAATCTCAACCTACGCTATCAAAACAATACCTTGATTGCTGAAAGTTTGTTTGGTATCAAGTACCTGCTTGCTTCAGAGGATGTTCCTAATAAGTACGGCTTTTCGCTAGTCGCATCTGAAGATGCTGTCAGTCTATATGAAAATAGCAATGCTAGCCAACTCGCCATCCTAACAAACGGCGTTTACAAAGATGTCAAGTTCACTGTCAACACACTGGACAATCAAACTGCCCTTCTCAATCAGCTCACTGGGCTTCACGACATCTATTTTTCTCGCTTATCGTCTCAATTGGTCAGTGGAGCTAGTCAGCTTGACAAGACAGTAACAACGCAACAAGTAGACAATGGTACTGCTTCTGTCACTTACAGCTTTAGGACAACGGAGAAAAGTCAAGTCTACCTCAGCATGCCAAATATCCTATTTTCAAATACCAATCAAGAAAATGTCGCTATCGCCATCAACGGTAAAACAGTTCATTACACCACAGACGATGCCTATACCTTTTTTGATTTGGGAGAATTTGTCGCCAATGAGGACGTCACAGCTACTATCACCTTCCCAGAAAATCAGCGTGTCAGCTTCCAAGAACCACACTTTTATGGTCTGAATATTGCTAATTACCAAAAAGCAATGACGATTATAAACCAAAAGGATGTTTCTGTTAGCACCCACAGCAATCACGTCACCGCTCACTATCAAGCAGACAAAGCAAGTTCTCTCTTCTTTACACTGCCCTATGATAGTGGCTGGTCTGCTAAAGTCGACGGAAAAAAAGCGACCATACGCAAGGGGCAAAGCGGTTTTATGGTGGTTGATGTTCCTAAAGGAAAACACACAGTGACACTCACCTTTGTGCCAAATGGGCTCACAGCAGGAGTCGGTCTTTCTCTACTTGGTATCAGTGGTTTTCTTGGCTATCTCTACGTCCAAAAGAAAAGAGTAAAACATTAAAAGGGCTCTATAATATCTGTAGTGGGTAACGCCACCTCAGAGGTTATAGGGCTTTTTATCTGTATGAAAAAAGTCCCATAAGACTTATAATGAAAAGCGACTAAACCATCATTAGGAGGTACTTATGGAACATATTAAGAATAGCACAAAACTCATTGGAATCAAAGACTTAAACATCAAAATATCAATTGTTCTCAAACATCAGACTCACATCGAGATAAGAGCCGAGCTGGATTATCCCGCTCCAGCCTGTCCTCATTGTCAAGGAAAGATGATCAAATACGATTTTCAAAGACCTGCCACCATCCCAATCTTAGACGTCCAAGGCATGGCAACTGTCCTAAAACTCAGAAAGCGGCGCTTTCAGTGTAAAGCGTGCCGTAGGGTTTCTGTCGCCAAAACTAGCCTGGTCAAGAAACATTGCCAAATCTCACAGCCTGTCTGGGCGAAAATCACGCAGCTTCTCATCGAGAAACAGACCAATACAGACATCGCAAGACGCCTCCACGTCTCTGTTTCTACCGTCCAGAGGCAGCTGAACGCTTTCACTTTTAAGGACAACTTTGAGACTTTACCAGAGGTCTTGAGCTGGGATGAATTCGCAAGAAACAAGGGGAAACTAGCTTTCATTGCGCAAGATTTTAAGACCAAGAAAATCATTGCTCTTCTTGAAAACAATCGCCAAACGACCATCAAAAACCACTTTTACAAGTATTCTAGACAGGCTAGGGAGAAGGTCAGAGTGGTCACAGTAGACATGTCGGGAGCCTACATTCCTATCATTGGGAAACTATTTCCAAAGGCTCAAATCGTCCTTGACCGTTTCCACATCGTGCAGCACCTTAGTCGAGCCATGATGACCACTCGCATTGCCATCATGAAGGCATTTAACAAGACATCTCTTCCTTACAGAGCCATGAAAAA encodes:
- a CDS encoding ISL3 family transposase; the encoded protein is MEHIKNSTKLIGIKDLNIKISIVLKHQTHIEIRAELDYPAPACPHCQGKMIKYDFQRPATIPILDVQGMATVLKLRKRRFQCKACRRVSVAKTSLVKKHCQISQPVWAKITQLLIEKQTNTDIARRLHVSVSTVQRQLNAFTFKDNFETLPEVLSWDEFARNKGKLAFIAQDFKTKKIIALLENNRQTTIKNHFYKYSRQAREKVRVVTVDMSGAYIPIIGKLFPKAQIVLDRFHIVQHLSRAMMTTRIAIMKAFNKTSLPYRAMKNHWRILQKDSRKLSDKAFYSRTFRQTLTPREIVQKTLAFSPELRYYYELYQLLLFHFQEKRVKAFFGLIHDNLGTVNASFSRVFRTFLRHETYITNALKQPYSNAKLEATNKLIKDIKRQAFGFRNFKNFRTKILITLNIQRERTKIVLSRT